A window of the Sphingobium yanoikuyae genome harbors these coding sequences:
- a CDS encoding TrbC/VirB2 family protein: MFRIWKIKAESRLDALLARLKPSPLMARALPLSLLASLLVAEPAFAQANFEGLADNILGLLSNGLLRTLAIIAIIVVGLLWFLGRASVQMLVTVVVGVVIVFSAPWIVDTITG, encoded by the coding sequence ATGTTTCGTATCTGGAAGATCAAGGCTGAATCCCGGCTCGATGCGCTGCTCGCGCGTCTCAAGCCCTCGCCGCTCATGGCGCGCGCGCTGCCCCTGTCGCTGCTGGCAAGCCTGCTCGTAGCGGAGCCGGCTTTTGCGCAGGCAAACTTTGAAGGCCTGGCCGACAACATTCTCGGCCTGCTGAGCAACGGTTTGCTCCGCACGCTTGCGATCATCGCGATCATCGTCGTTGGCCTTCTGTGGTTCCTCGGCCGCGCGTCGGTGCAGATGCTCGTCACGGTCGTAGTTGGCGTGGTGATCGTGTTCTCCGCGCCTTGGATCGTCGACACGATTACGGGGTGA
- a CDS encoding VirB3 family type IV secretion system protein: MDGQEEMTKDPLFLAVTRPALWAGVPIEAGALIIMAGAITLVGSGNPLYGGAAAVALYAMARLIVRHDVNAFRLIFLWGRTKAANRNRVFWGGSSYTPLPLYGIKRKGFGRGVR; the protein is encoded by the coding sequence ATGGACGGTCAGGAAGAAATGACAAAAGACCCGCTGTTCTTGGCCGTCACCCGCCCCGCTTTGTGGGCGGGTGTTCCCATTGAAGCGGGCGCGCTCATCATCATGGCGGGCGCAATCACGTTAGTTGGTTCGGGCAATCCTCTCTACGGCGGCGCGGCCGCCGTCGCGCTTTATGCGATGGCGCGGCTTATCGTTCGGCATGACGTGAACGCATTCCGGCTGATCTTCCTGTGGGGCCGGACCAAAGCGGCGAACCGGAACCGCGTCTTTTGGGGTGGATCGAGCTACACGCCGCTGCCGCTCTACGGAATCAAGCGAAAGGGATTTGGTCGTGGTGTTCGGTAA
- a CDS encoding lytic transglycosylase domain-containing protein, with protein sequence MFLETGAVLSLAAQCAPAVAPHTIAAIVDAESSNYVFAINVNGVASQPRRPRNEAEAIATARSYVARGYSVDLGLGQINSRNMGWLGLTWDTVFKQCSNIEAAGRVLLSNFRSAKTGRTPQEALRVALSMYNTGSQSRGFRNGYVARVENAGRRVSGRPATAIPTVIVGDQPASAAMSDTGAGRVPVELAEIAAENMEAAPPPAPPAWDVFGRAQHARIGS encoded by the coding sequence GTGTTCCTCGAAACCGGGGCCGTTCTTTCGCTGGCGGCGCAATGCGCCCCAGCGGTAGCGCCGCATACGATCGCCGCGATCGTGGATGCGGAATCTTCGAACTATGTTTTTGCGATCAACGTCAACGGCGTGGCCAGTCAGCCTCGCCGTCCGCGTAATGAGGCTGAGGCCATCGCAACCGCGCGCTCCTATGTGGCTCGCGGCTACAGCGTGGATCTCGGCCTCGGCCAAATCAATTCACGCAACATGGGATGGCTCGGCCTAACGTGGGACACTGTTTTCAAGCAGTGCTCCAATATCGAAGCGGCAGGCCGGGTGCTCCTGTCCAATTTCCGTTCGGCCAAGACGGGGCGCACCCCGCAAGAGGCCCTTCGGGTCGCACTCAGCATGTATAACACAGGCTCTCAATCGAGAGGTTTCCGCAACGGCTATGTCGCCCGCGTGGAGAACGCAGGTCGCCGCGTCAGCGGTCGGCCTGCGACCGCAATCCCGACTGTCATCGTGGGCGATCAGCCCGCCAGCGCCGCCATGAGCGACACTGGCGCCGGTCGTGTGCCGGTGGAGCTGGCGGAAATCGCAGCGGAGAACATGGAGGCGGCTCCACCGCCTGCACCGCCTGCGTGGGATGTTTTCGGCCGCGCCCAACACGCGCGGATTGGTTCGTAA